One part of the Aliivibrio fischeri ATCC 7744 = JCM 18803 = DSM 507 genome encodes these proteins:
- a CDS encoding LysR family transcriptional regulator, producing MDQLGAIRAFVLVVQTGSFSAAAREQGTTQATVSKKVAALEELMGVKLLSRTSRELSLTEVGQDYFHRCVSILSQLDEAESNARSQMGRPTGQLRVSAPVVFGRQFISPILSEFLKENPELNVDLHLSDKHVDLITDRIDIAIRAKQLEDSTLIARHLFDNKNEIKRLIKS from the coding sequence TTGGATCAATTAGGCGCTATACGAGCATTTGTACTTGTAGTACAAACAGGTAGCTTTTCAGCTGCTGCAAGAGAGCAAGGAACGACTCAAGCGACCGTGAGTAAAAAAGTTGCGGCGTTAGAAGAACTGATGGGAGTTAAATTACTGTCTCGCACAAGTCGTGAATTGTCATTAACTGAGGTTGGTCAGGACTATTTTCATCGCTGCGTGTCGATACTTAGCCAATTAGATGAAGCAGAGTCAAATGCTCGTTCTCAGATGGGAAGACCAACAGGTCAATTAAGAGTCTCCGCTCCTGTGGTATTTGGAAGGCAATTTATTAGCCCAATTTTGTCAGAGTTCTTGAAAGAGAATCCAGAATTAAACGTTGATTTACATCTTAGTGATAAACATGTTGATTTGATTACAGATAGAATTGACATTGCGATAAGAGCAAAACAATTGGAAGACTCTACGCTTATCGCTCGACATTTATTCGATAATAAAAATGAAATTAAGAGGTTAATCAAATCATGA